The following coding sequences are from one Leptospira mayottensis 200901116 window:
- a CDS encoding acyl-CoA thioesterase gives MTEIQIEFPERYHFSTELSIRKTDLALDIHVSFASILDIVMEAHLQFFQYLGFSVTDIYGKSIIFANAGILYQGELLYNDRVKIDVVLDNLQEKAFDLTFRLSKDQRREKVALVKIRVLFFDYSIRKVVPVPEGFRKIFTEEKIPSYSSPPVGIQEKTALKSATQIWKFDKLEVLRLAHGLILKLYALGNKTDMSRIKEHGSLLEHIRSISILLPVRIAGAWGSRILSEKIKNILKAKVHLEELRYLLILVQDLRIYSIERELSDLEIINGHLKKYLIRVRNGKTRKLI, from the coding sequence AAAGGTATCATTTTTCAACGGAACTTTCCATACGTAAAACAGATCTTGCTCTGGATATTCACGTGTCTTTTGCGTCCATTCTCGATATTGTGATGGAAGCGCATCTTCAGTTTTTTCAGTATCTTGGTTTTTCCGTCACGGATATTTACGGAAAGAGTATCATATTCGCGAATGCTGGAATTCTCTATCAAGGGGAACTACTCTATAACGATCGAGTCAAGATCGATGTCGTATTGGACAATCTACAAGAAAAAGCTTTCGATCTTACGTTCCGTCTATCCAAGGATCAAAGAAGAGAGAAGGTTGCTCTCGTAAAAATCCGGGTTTTGTTCTTTGACTATTCTATTCGTAAAGTAGTGCCTGTTCCCGAAGGTTTTAGAAAAATTTTTACCGAAGAAAAAATTCCTTCTTATTCTTCTCCACCAGTCGGTATTCAGGAAAAAACCGCATTGAAGAGCGCGACTCAGATTTGGAAATTTGATAAATTGGAAGTATTGCGTCTTGCTCATGGCCTAATTCTAAAATTATATGCACTTGGAAATAAAACGGATATGTCTAGAATCAAAGAACATGGATCTCTTCTCGAACATATCCGCTCGATCTCAATTCTTTTACCTGTTCGAATTGCCGGGGCTTGGGGAAGTAGAATTCTCTCGGAAAAGATCAAAAATATTTTAAAAGCGAAGGTGCATCTTGAGGAGCTTAGGTACCTTTTGATTCTTGTGCAGGATTTAAGGATTTATTCCATCGAAAGGGAATTATCTGATCTGGAAATCATCAACGGACATCTAAAAAAATATCTTATCCGAGTCCGAAACGGAAAGACGAGAAAACTGATCTAA
- a CDS encoding glucose 1-dehydrogenase, producing the protein MKNKVAVVTGGSTGIGKAIVSEFVSKGVKVVFCGRRLDEGKKLESAIRSQGGEAYFVVCDVTSGEQVQKVVDTALEKFGRLDFGINNAGIMGLNHPLHEYPENIWDSVVNVNLKGTWLSMKYQIPEMVKTGGGAIVNVSSISGINGVVGINPYAAAKHGVIGLTKCAALEYAKRNIRINAICPGAVKTEILDELFHLAKDPTEAERQLVKLHPIHRIAAPEEIAKTVIWLCSEDSSFITGTAIPVDGGYSAK; encoded by the coding sequence ATGAAAAACAAAGTCGCCGTGGTGACGGGAGGAAGTACCGGAATCGGAAAAGCCATCGTAAGCGAATTCGTTTCGAAAGGTGTCAAAGTCGTATTTTGCGGTCGTAGATTGGATGAAGGAAAAAAGCTGGAGTCCGCAATTCGTTCTCAAGGTGGAGAAGCGTATTTTGTAGTTTGCGATGTGACTTCCGGAGAACAGGTTCAAAAGGTGGTTGATACCGCTTTGGAAAAATTCGGAAGGCTGGACTTTGGGATCAACAATGCAGGAATCATGGGACTTAATCATCCCCTGCATGAGTATCCCGAAAATATTTGGGATAGTGTGGTGAACGTGAATCTCAAAGGGACATGGCTTTCGATGAAATACCAGATTCCCGAAATGGTTAAGACCGGAGGAGGGGCGATCGTGAATGTTTCTTCTATATCTGGAATTAACGGGGTTGTCGGGATCAATCCTTACGCTGCGGCAAAACATGGAGTTATCGGACTTACAAAATGTGCGGCCTTGGAATATGCAAAGAGGAATATTCGGATCAACGCGATTTGTCCGGGTGCAGTAAAGACTGAAATTTTAGACGAACTTTTTCATCTCGCAAAAGATCCGACAGAAGCGGAAAGACAACTCGTAAAATTACACCCTATTCATCGGATCGCCGCTCCGGAAGAAATCGCAAAGACTGTGATCTGGCTTTGCAGTGAGGATTCTTCTTTCATCACGGGGACTGCAATTCCAGTCGACGGCGGATATTCGGCAAAGTGA
- a CDS encoding PP2C family protein-serine/threonine phosphatase, with translation MIINYFGITEKGNFRSHNEDSMYVSGEIVAGNVSGSFSSSGIRDSAVTPLIFALADGMGGHISGEVASRMTLEKLAWTERAVQPLEELPYAGWQSLFNIINHEINDHAKATGKLGMGATLVGILFGKRKVLVFNMGDSRAYHFSSKGIHKITVDHSFAGTIKGNQISRSYITSCIGGGTTDLQMDLFDITSSLNTGDRILLCTDGLTDVIKIDDLEEILKNSSNVKEACYHLLEEANLRMTKDNTSIIVIEVQGMMFARSEPRKLTPSEKKL, from the coding sequence ATGATTATCAATTATTTTGGAATTACGGAAAAAGGAAATTTTCGTTCGCATAACGAGGATTCAATGTACGTATCCGGAGAAATTGTGGCCGGAAACGTTTCGGGTTCTTTTTCTTCTTCCGGAATTCGAGATTCTGCGGTGACTCCTCTGATTTTTGCCCTTGCAGATGGGATGGGTGGACATATCTCCGGAGAAGTCGCCAGTCGTATGACGCTTGAAAAACTCGCATGGACGGAAAGAGCCGTTCAACCTTTGGAAGAATTGCCGTACGCTGGTTGGCAAAGTTTATTCAACATCATCAATCATGAAATCAATGATCACGCTAAGGCGACCGGAAAACTGGGAATGGGGGCCACGTTAGTCGGTATCTTGTTCGGAAAAAGAAAGGTACTTGTATTTAACATGGGAGACAGTAGGGCTTATCATTTTTCTTCCAAAGGAATCCATAAAATTACGGTCGATCATTCTTTTGCGGGCACTATCAAAGGAAACCAGATCTCTAGGAGTTATATCACGAGTTGTATCGGAGGGGGAACTACGGATCTTCAGATGGATCTTTTCGACATCACGAGTTCTCTCAACACAGGGGATCGAATTTTGCTTTGTACGGACGGATTGACGGACGTCATCAAAATAGATGATTTGGAAGAGATCTTAAAAAACTCATCTAACGTAAAAGAGGCCTGCTATCATCTTTTGGAGGAGGCCAACCTGAGAATGACGAAGGATAATACTTCTATAATCGTGATCGAAGTTCAGGGGATGATGTTTGCCCGTTCCGAACCTCGAAAACTTACCCCAAGCGAAAAAAAACTGTAA
- a CDS encoding SiaB family protein kinase gives MRFDKLYKQYDYLKKLRSVLYYQGVVTHEMLGDLTQILKNRIANEKRKNKILNVFVEMVQNVSHYSLEKEGGYGVGLILVKEKDHILKLSTANFLSPETAASLQTKLDHFLSLTEAEVKELYLEKIKGERPKYSKGAGLGFLEILRKSDFPFRSSFEKTPNGNFFFTLTVFFRLG, from the coding sequence ATGAGATTCGACAAATTGTATAAACAATACGATTATTTAAAAAAGTTAAGATCGGTTCTCTATTACCAGGGCGTAGTGACACATGAAATGTTAGGAGATCTTACACAAATACTTAAGAATAGAATTGCAAACGAAAAACGGAAGAACAAGATCCTAAATGTGTTTGTGGAAATGGTTCAGAACGTAAGCCACTATTCTTTAGAAAAAGAAGGAGGTTACGGAGTCGGTTTGATCTTAGTCAAAGAAAAAGATCATATTTTAAAGCTCTCTACCGCAAATTTTTTGAGTCCAGAAACCGCAGCTTCCTTACAAACAAAATTAGATCACTTTTTATCCCTCACGGAAGCAGAAGTAAAAGAATTGTATTTGGAGAAAATCAAGGGAGAAAGGCCTAAGTACAGCAAAGGTGCCGGTTTGGGTTTTCTAGAAATATTAAGAAAATCTGATTTTCCATTCCGATCGTCTTTCGAAAAAACTCCGAACGGAAACTTCTTTTTTACCCTTACAGTTTTTTTTCGCTTGGGGTAA